In Saimiri boliviensis isolate mSaiBol1 chromosome 12, mSaiBol1.pri, whole genome shotgun sequence, one genomic interval encodes:
- the ZSWIM8 gene encoding zinc finger SWIM domain-containing protein 8 isoform X6 codes for MELMFAEWEDGERFSFEDSDRFEEDSLCSFISEAESLCQNWRGWRKQSAGPNSPTGGGGGGGSGGTRMRDGLVIPLVELSAKQVAFHIPFEVVEKVYPPVPEQLQLRIAFWSFPENEEDIRLYSCLANGSADEFQRGDQLFRMRAVKDPLQIGFHLSATVVPPQMVPPKGAYNVAVMFDRCRVTSCSCTCGAGAKWCTHVVALCLFRIHNASAVCLRAPVSESLSRLQRDQLQKFAQYLISELPQQILPTAQRLLDELLSSQSTAINTVCGAPDPTAGPSASDQSTWYLDESTLTDNIKKTLHKFCGPSPVVFSDVNSMYLSSTEPPAAAEWACLLRPLRGREPEGVWNLLSIVREMFKRRDSNAAPLLEILTDQCLTYEQITGWWYSVRTSASHSSASGHTGRSNGQSEVAAHACASMCDEMVTLWRLAVLDPALSPQRRRELCSQLRQWQLKVIENVKRGQHKKTLERLFPGFRPAVEACYFNWEEAYPLPGVTYSGTDRKLALCWARALPSRPGVSRSGGLEESRDRPRPLPAEPAVRPKEPGTKRKGLGDGVPSSQRGPRRLSAEGGDKALHKMGPGGGKAKALGGAGSGSKGSAGGGSKRRLSSEDSSLEPDLAEMSLDDSSLALGAEASTFGGFPESPPPCPPHGGSRGPSTFLPEPPDTYEEDGGVYFSEGPEPPTASAGPPGLLPGEVCTRDDLPSTDESGSGLPQTKEAVPAVGEEDDDYQAYYLNAQDGAGGEEEKAEGAAGEEHDLFAGLKPLEQESRMEVLFACAEALHAHGYSSEASRLTVELAQDLLANPPDLKVEPPPAKGKKNKVSTSRQTWVATNTLSKAAFLLTVLSERPEHHNLAFRVGMFALELQRPPASTKALEVKLAYQESEVAALLKKIPLGPSEMSTMRCRAEELREGTLCDYRPVLPLMLASFIFDVLCAPVVSPTGSRPPSRNWNSETPGDEELGFEAAVAALGMKTTVSEAEHPLLCEGTRREKGDLALALMITYKDDQAKLKKILDKLLDRESQTHKPQTLSSFYSSSRPATASQRSPSKHGGPSAPGALQPLTSGSAGPAQPGSVAGAGPGPTEGFTEKNVPESSPHSPCEGLPSEAALTPRPEGKVPSRLALGSRGGYNGRGWGSPGRPKKKHTGMASIDSSAPETTSDSSPTLSRRPLRGGWAPTSWGRGQDSDSISSSSSDSLGSSSSSGSRRASASGGARAKTVEVGRYKGRRPESHAPHVPNQPSEAAAHFYFELAKTVLIKAGGNSSTSIFTHPSSSGGHQGPHRNLHLCAFEIGLYALGLHNFVSPNWLSRTYSSHVSWITGQAMEIGSAALTILVECWDGHLTPPEVASLADRASRARDSNMVRAAAELALSCLPHAHALNPNEIQRALVQCKEQDNLMLEKACMAVEEAAKGGGVYPEVLFEVAHQWFWLYEQTAGGSSTAREGATGCSASGIRAAGEAGRGLTEGRGGPGTEPVTVAAAAAVTAAATVVPVISVGSSLYPGPGLGHGHSPGLHPYTALQPHLPCSPQYLTHPAHPAHPMPHMPRPAVFPVPSSAYPQGVHPAFLGAQYPYSVTPPSLAATAVSFPVPSMAPITVHPYHTEPGLPLPTSVACELWGQGTVSSVHPASTFPAIQGASLPALTTQPSPLVSGGFPPPEEETHSQPVNPHSLHHLHAAYRVGMLALEMLGRRAHNDHPNNFSRSPPYTDDVKWLLGLAAKLGDRHGDAAAAESRSCPQPPACPGLPPTGATLSAGIHAVHPPPLDSPDPCGLRRLCECDPERPQRLLPDAHGHDAVQRHPAEPQAQQTDQGAVAAGLTRDGHLLPMSLLPLGSYTGTQAYGCGGSSHRGNESWLDRSSSLSSLVAQTDSCSLAVAVGQDVSDPRSLGLGETTLSGRGRWVASGIYLAFINI; via the exons ATGGACTGGTGATCCCATTGGTGGAGCTGTCAGCAAAGCAGGTGGCATTTCACATCCCATTTGAAGTGGTGGAGAAAGTTTACCCACCGGTGCCTGAGCAGCTACAGCTCCGAATTGCTTTTTGGAGCTTTCCTGAGAATGAAGAGGACATTCG GCTGTATTCGTGCCTGGCCAATGGGAGTGCAGATGAGTTTCAGCGAGGGGATCAGCTCTTCCGCATGAGGGCTGTGAAGGACCCATTGCAGATAG GGTTCCACCTGAGTGCTACAGTGGTGCCACCTCAGATGGTCCCTCCCAAAGGGGCCTACAATGTGGCTGTGATGTTTGACCGCTGCCGGGTCACTTCCTGCAGCTGTACCTGTGGGGCTGGGGCCAAATGGTGTACCCACGTCGTGGCACTCTGTCTCTTCCGCATCCACAAC GCTTCTGCAGTCTGCCTGAGAGCCCCAGTCTCAGAGTCCCTGTCCCGGCTACAGAGGGACCAGCTGCAGAAGTTTGCGCAGTACCTCATTAGTGAACTCCCTCAGCAG ATCCTCCCCACAGCTCAGCGTCTCCTGGACGAACTCCTGTCTTCCCAGTCAACAGCCATCAATACAGTGTGTGGAGCTCCGG ACCCCACAGCAGGGCCCTCGGCATCGGACCAGAGTACTTGGTATCTGGATGAATCGACACTCACTGACAACATCAAGAAGACCCTGCACAAGTTCTGTGGTCCTTCCCCTGTGGTCTTCAG TGATGTGAACTCCATGTATCTGTCTTCCACGGAGCCGCCGGCTGCTGCTGAATGGGCATGTCTGCTGCGCCCTCTGAGGGGCCGTGAACCAGAGGGTGTCTGGAACCTGCTGAGCATCGTTCGGGAGATGTTCAAGCGAAGGGACAGCAATGCTGCCCCCTTGTTGGAAATCCTCACTGACCAGTGCCTCACCTATGAGCAG ATAACAGGTTGGTGGTATAGCGTGCGCACCTCAGCCTCACACAGCAGTGCCAGTGGGCACACGGGTCGTAGCAACGGGCAGTCAGAGGTGGCAGCCCATGCCTGTGCCAGCATGTGTGACGAGATGGTCACACTGTGGAGGCTGGCTGTGCTGGACCCGGCACTCAGCCCTCAGCG GCGCCGGGAACTATGTTCGCAGCTGCGGCAGTGGCAGCTGAAGGTGATTGAGAATGTCAAACGGGGCCAACACAAGAAGACGCTGGAGCGGCTCTTCCCTGGCTTCCGGCCAGCGGTGGAGGCCTGCTACTTCAACTGGGAAGAGGCCTACCCACTTCCTGGTGTCACCTACAGTGGCACTGACAGGAAGctggcactgtgctgggcccGGGCCCTGCCCTCTCGGCCAGGTGTCTCCCGCTCTGGGGGCCTAGAGGAATCCCGGGACCGGCCCCGACCCCTTCCTGCTGAGCCAGCTGTGCGGCCCAAGGAGCCTGGGACCAAGCGCAAGGGCTTGGGTGATGGGGTCCCCTCATCACAGCGGGGTCCCCGCCGCCTCTCAGCTGAAGGGGGAGATAAAGCTCTGCATAAGATGGGTCCAGGTGGGGGCAAAGCCAAAGCACTGGGTGGGGCTGGCAGTGGGAGCAAGGGCTCAGCAGGTGGTGGGAGCAAGCGAAGGCTGAGCAGTGAAGACAGCTCCCTGGAGCCAGACCTGGCTGAgatgagcctggatgacagcagcCTGGCCCTGGGTGCAGAGGCCAGTACCTTCGGGGGATTCCCTGAGAGTCCTCCGCCCTGTCCTCCCCACGGTGGCTCCCGAGGCCCTTCTACTTTCCTTCCTGAGCCCCCAGATACTTATGAAGAAGATGGTGGTGTGTACTTCTCAGAAGGGCCTGAGCCTCCCACAGCCTCTGCCGGCCCCCCTGGCTTACTGCCTGGGGAAGTCTGTACCCGGGACGACCTCCCTTCTACAGATGAGAGTGGCAGTGGGCTCCCCCAAACCAAAGAGGCAGTCCCTGCAGTTGGAGAGGAGGATGATGACTACCAGGCATACTATCTGAATGCCCAGGATGGAGCTGGGGGCGAGGAAGAGAAAGCTGAGGGTGCGGCTGGGGAGGAGCATGACCTGTTTGCTGGGCTGAAGCCACTGGAACAGGAGAGCCGCATggag GTACTGTTTGCCTGTGCTGAAGCCCTGCATGCACATGGCTATAGCAGTGAGGCCTCCCGCCTCACTGTGGAGCTTGCCCAGGATCTACTAGCCAACCCACCCGACCTCAAGGTAGAGCCGCCCCCTGCCAAG GGCAAGAAGAACAAGGTGTCCACAAGCCGTCAGACCTGGGTGGCTACCAACACCCTGAGCAAGGCGGCCTTCCTGTTGACAGTGTTAAGTGAGCGTCCAGAGCACCACAACCTGGCCTTCCGAGTTGGCATGTTTGCCTTGGAGCTACAGAGGCCTCCAGCTTCTACCAAGGCCTTGGAG GTGAAGCTGGCAtaccaggagtctgaggtggctGCCTTGCTCAAGAAGATCCCTCTGGGTCCGAGCGAGATGAGTACCATGCGGTGCCGGGCAGAAGAGCTTCGGGAGGGGACACTCTGTGACTATCGGCCTGTGTTGCCTCTCATGTTGGCCAGTTTCATCTTTGATGTTCTCTGTGCTCCAG TGGTTTCTCCCACAGGTTCCCGGCCCCCAAGTCGCAACTGGAACAGCGAGACACCTGGGGatgaggagctgggatttgaagcaGCAGTTGCTGCCTTGG GCATGAAAACGACAGTGAGTGAGGCAGAACATCCCCTCCTATGTGAAGGCACACGTCGGGAGAAGGGTGACCTGGCATTAGCACTAATGATCACTTACAAGGACGACCAGGCCAAGCTTAAGAAG ATCTTAGACAAACTCTTGGACCGAGAGAGCCAGACTCATAAGCCACAGACGCTGAGTTCTTTCTACTCATCTAGCCGCCCAGCCACAGCCAGCCAGAGGTCTCCTTCAAAGCACGGGGGCCCATCTGCCCCAGGGGCCCTGCAACCACTGACCTCAGGCTCTGCAGGGCCTGCTCAGCCAGGGAGTGTGGCAGGGGCTGGGCCAGGCCCCACTGAGGGCTTCACAGAGAAGAATGTGCCTG AGAGTTCCCCACATTCCCCCTGTGAGGGTCTTCCATCTGAGGCAGCTTTGACCCCAAGGCCAGAGGGGAAGGTTCCAAGCCGCTTGGCACTTGGCAGTCGTGGAGGCTATAATGGACGGGGATGGGGCTCCCCAGGACGGCCTAAGAAGAAGCACACAG GCATGGCCAGCATTGACAGCAGTGCCCCTGAAACAACATCGGATAGCTCCCCCACCTTAAGCCGGAGACCACTTCGAGGGGGCTGGgcccccacctcctggggtcGAGGACAGGACAGTGACAGCATTAGCAGCTCTTCTTCGGACTCCCTGGGCTCCTCATCCTCCAGTGGAAGTCGTCGGGCCAGTGCCAGTGGAGGAGCCCGGGCAAAGACTGTTGAAGTTGGCAG GTACAAGGGCCGCCGCCCCGAGAGTCATGCCCCCCATGTACCCAATCAGCCATCAGAGGCAGCTGCACACTTCTACTTCGAGCTGGCGAAGACAGTGCTGATCAAGGCAGGGGGCAACAGCAGCACTTCCATTTTCACACATCCATCTTCCTCAGGGGGCCACCAGGGTCCTCACCGCAACCTGCACCTTTGCGCCTTCGAGATTGGGCTTTATGCCCTTGGCCTGCACAACTTTGTTTCTCCCAACTGGCTCTCACGTACTTATTCTTCCCACGTTTCCTGGATTACAG GCCAGGCCATGGAGATAGGCAGCGCAGCCCTGACTATACTGGTAGAATGCTGGGATGGGCACCTGACACCCCCTGAGGTTGCATCCTTGGCTGACAGGGCATCACGGGCAAGAGACTCCAATATGGTGAGGGCAGCAGCAGAGCTGGCCCTGAGCTGCCTGCCCCATGCCCACGCATTGAACCCTAATGAGATCCAGCGGGCCCTGGTGCAGTGCAAGGAGCAG GACAACCTGATGTTGGAGAAGGCCTGCATGGCAGTGGAAGAGGCAGCTAAGGGTGGGGGCGTGTACCCTGAAGTGTTGTTTGAGGTTGCTCACCAGTGGTTCTGGCTATATGAGCAAACTGCAGGTGGCTCATCCACAGCCCGTGAAGGGGCTACCGGCTGTAGTGCCAGTGGGATCAGGGCAGCTGGGGAGGCTGGGCGGGGTCTGACTGAGGGTAGAGGGGGCCCAGGGACTGAACCAGTTACAgtggcggcggcagcagcagtgACAGCAGCAGCCACAGTGGTGCCCGTCATCTCGGTTGGGTCCAGTTTATACCCGGGTCCAGGACTGGGGCATGGCCACTCCCCTGGCCTGCACCCCTACACCGCTCTACAGCCCCACCTGCCCTGTAGCCCTCAGTACCTCACTCACCCAGCTCATCCCGCCCACCCCATGCCTCACATGCCCCGGCCTGCCGTATTCCCTGTGCCCAGCTCTGCATACCCACAG GGTGTGCATCCTGCATTCCTGGGGGCTCAGTACCCTTATTCAGTGACTCCTCCCTCACTTGCTGCTACTGCTGTGTCTTTCCCCGTCCCTTCCATGGCACCCATCACAGTACATCCCTACCACACAGAGCCAGGGCTTCCACTGCCCACCAGTGTGGCCTGTGAGTTGTGGGGCCAGGGAACAG TGAGCAGTGTCCATCCAGCATCCACGTTTCCGGCCATCCAGGGTGCCTCGCTGCCTGCCCTGACCACACAGCCCAGCCCTCTGGTGAGCGGAGGTTTTCCACCGCCCGAGGAGGAGACGCACAGTCAGCCAGTCAATCCCCACAGCCTGCACCACCTGCATGCTGCCTACCGTGTCG GAATGCTGGCACTGGAGATGCTGGGTCGCCGGGCACACAACGATCACCCCAACAACTTCTCCCGCTCCCCCCCCTACACTGATGATGTCAAATGGTTGCTGGGGCTGGCAGCAAAGCTGG GAGATCGTCATGGAGACGCTGCAGCGGCTGAGTCCCGCTCATGCCCACAACCACCTGCGTGCCCCGGCCTTCCACCAACTGGTGCAACGCTGTCAGCAGGCATACATGCAG TACATCCACCACCGCTTGATTCACCTGACCCCTGCGGACTACGACGACTTTGTGAATGCGATCCGGAGCGCCCGCAGCGCCTTCTGCCTGACGCCCATGGGCATGATGCAGTTCAACGACATCCTGCAGAACCTCAAGCGCAGCAAACAGACCAAGGAGCTGTGGCAGCGGGTCTCACTCgagatggccaccttctccccATGAGTCTTTTACCCCTAGGGTCCTATACAGGGACACAGGCCTATGGCTGTGGAGGCTCCTCACACAGGGGGAATGAATCTTGGCTGGACAGATCATCCTCACTTAGTTCCCTGGTAGCCCAGACTGACAGCTGCTCTTTGGCTGTAGCTGTGGGCCAAGATGTCTCAGACCCTAGAAGCCTAGGGCTGGGGGAGACAACCCTGTCTGGGAGGGGGCGTTGGGTGGCCTCTGGTATTTATTtggcatttataaatatataa